The sequence below is a genomic window from Candidatus Methanoplasma termitum.
AGAACACAGACTTGTCTATGAGGTTCTTCCTTCAAAAGATGAAAAGTATGAAGGGGAAGTCAGAGTACACAGAATGCGTACACACTATAAAGGAATAATTCCCGCCATCTTTTTCGGGTCTCTGATATTCTGAGAATTCGAAACTGAAAATAGAGTGTCTTTTGAACCAAGCGAATGAAACCGTTACAAACTGTAATGGTTTGAAAGTGTGGTACCGCACGGCAAATGACGATTTAGACATGTCATTATGGAAGTGGCATTTATCTATCTGAAGGAAATACTTGCAGCATGGACAAAGCGCAAGCCGCACAGATGATGATCAAGGCACGAGAGGGATATTCAAAGTACAAACTCGAAACCAAGGCCAATGTACGGTTTGTGGATACATCCTACGGCAAGATCCGAGTGTTGGAATACGGATTCGACTCAGACGCCGTTAAGCCGCTTTATGTGGACATTCACGGAGGAGGATACTGTATCGGTTCCCCCGAGATGGATGAGGCGATGAACCTTTTCATCAGAAGCAGGGCAGATGTGAAGATCATCAGCATCGATTGGCCGAAAGCTCCGGAAAACCCGTATCCGATAGGGCAGGAAGCAACTTATCAGGTGATCAAGCACTATTCGGACAACGCCAAGAAATACAAGATCAACAAAGATAACATCGGCACAGGGGGTTACAGTTCAGGAGGGAATTTCGCTACTGTCATTCCCATCAAAGCCAGAGAAAGAGGGGACTTCAGGATAAAGTACCAGATGCTCTGCGTCCCCGGAGTGGACATATCGGGAAACCCTTACGGTAAACCCGGAAGCGCAAAGGTACTCAGCGGCGAGTTCCTGGAGGCAATATATCTCTGTTATCTGCCGGAACCGAAGTATGGCAAAGAACCGTATGCTTCACCGAGGATCGCGCCGAAAGAAATGCTGATAGGACAGCCTCCGGCACTTTTGATAGCAGCGGGTCTGGACCCTCTCTA
It includes:
- a CDS encoding alpha/beta hydrolase, with amino-acid sequence MDKAQAAQMMIKAREGYSKYKLETKANVRFVDTSYGKIRVLEYGFDSDAVKPLYVDIHGGGYCIGSPEMDEAMNLFIRSRADVKIISIDWPKAPENPYPIGQEATYQVIKHYSDNAKKYKINKDNIGTGGYSSGGNFATVIPIKARERGDFRIKYQMLCVPGVDISGNPYGKPGSAKVLSGEFLEAIYLCYLPEPKYGKEPYASPRIAPKEMLIGQPPALLIAAGLDPLYPQYIDYAARLKDAGVEVEIHDFKNADHDFFFGQTEDSMKAREAIANFIKKHSQA